The following proteins come from a genomic window of Dehalococcoidia bacterium:
- a CDS encoding DUF1508 domain-containing protein, whose product MAAKFEINKDKSGEFRFKFIAGNGETVAVSEGYTSKDGAMKGIASVKESAAKAVIEDKTT is encoded by the coding sequence ATGGCAGCCAAGTTTGAAATCAACAAGGATAAATCCGGGGAATTTCGCTTCAAGTTCATCGCTGGCAACGGTGAGACCGTTGCGGTGTCTGAGGGTTATACGAGCAAGGACGGTGCCATGAAAGGCATTGCATCCGTCAAAGAGAGCGCCGCCAAAGCCGTCATCGAAGACAAGACAACCTAG
- a CDS encoding leucine--tRNA ligase: MIEKYNPAEVEPRWQKRWADSSLYKVSDDSPAPKWYALTMFPYTSGDLHIGHWYAMAPSDVYARFKRMQGYNVLHPMGFDAFGFPAENAAIKRGIHPKTWTMANVENMRKQLKSIGAIYDWSREVITCQPDYYKWTQWFFLKLWEAGLAYRAKAPVNWCPTCQAVLANEQVVNGECWRCDTQVTRRDLEQWFFRITKYADELMRHDGLDWPERIKIMQANWVGRSEGTEISFALDYPGVAEKEIKVFTTRPDTIYGVTFMVLAPEHPLVAALTTPDRKGEVEAYIEKARHHTEIERLSTEREKDGVFTGAYATNRLNGEKIPIWIADYVLLSYGTGAVMGVPAHDERDFTFATRYGLPIKVVISPPAWDGKLLAAAYIEPGKMVNSGHFDGTENTQGKTAVSEYIEKQGWGHRTVSYKLRDWLISRQRYWGAPIPMVYCDKCGIVPVPEKDLPVLLPDDAEFKATGESPLKYSQSFLHTTCPKCSGAAQRETDTLDTFMCSSWYFLRYTSHHFGEGAFDPEIVKKWMPVDIYTGGAEHAVMHLFYSRFFVKALRDIGLVKFSEPFTRLFNQGTIVREHQKMSKSRGNVVNPDDYVSQLGADTVRAYLMFIGPWEQGGDWDDSGIYGLSRWLNRIWSLALEPYEGVACGSEGEPSVKDLLRVTHQTIRRVTEDMDRLRFNTMISALMEFSNYLAKIREAGSVPVENYREAVRTLLRLLAPTAPHFTEELWSRLGYEYSIHNQSWPQWDEKLAKDEEIPLVVQVNGKVRDKLMVSANISEDEAKKLALESPKVQTHTAGKTVAQVIYVPGRLVNVVVK, encoded by the coding sequence ATGATTGAAAAATACAATCCCGCCGAGGTCGAGCCCAGGTGGCAGAAGCGCTGGGCGGACAGCTCGCTCTACAAGGTGAGCGATGATAGCCCTGCCCCCAAGTGGTACGCCCTTACCATGTTCCCTTACACCTCGGGCGACCTGCACATCGGCCACTGGTACGCCATGGCTCCCTCCGATGTCTATGCCCGCTTCAAGCGCATGCAGGGCTATAACGTGCTGCACCCCATGGGCTTCGACGCCTTCGGTTTCCCGGCGGAGAACGCCGCCATCAAACGCGGCATACACCCTAAAACCTGGACCATGGCCAACGTTGAAAACATGCGCAAACAGCTCAAGAGCATCGGCGCTATCTACGACTGGAGCCGGGAGGTCATCACCTGCCAGCCGGACTATTACAAGTGGACGCAGTGGTTCTTCCTCAAGCTGTGGGAGGCCGGGCTGGCCTACCGCGCCAAGGCGCCGGTCAACTGGTGCCCCACCTGCCAGGCGGTGCTGGCCAACGAGCAGGTGGTCAACGGCGAATGCTGGCGCTGCGATACTCAGGTGACGCGGCGCGACCTGGAGCAGTGGTTCTTCCGCATCACCAAATACGCGGACGAGCTGATGCGGCATGACGGCCTGGACTGGCCGGAGCGCATTAAGATAATGCAGGCCAACTGGGTGGGACGCAGCGAAGGCACGGAAATCTCGTTCGCGCTGGACTATCCTGGCGTCGCGGAAAAAGAGATAAAAGTTTTCACCACGCGCCCCGACACGATTTATGGCGTCACCTTCATGGTGCTGGCCCCAGAACACCCGCTGGTGGCCGCTCTCACCACACCCGACAGGAAGGGCGAGGTGGAGGCCTATATCGAAAAGGCGCGCCATCACACGGAGATAGAGCGTCTCTCCACCGAACGCGAGAAGGACGGCGTTTTCACCGGGGCTTATGCCACCAACCGCCTGAACGGCGAGAAAATCCCCATCTGGATTGCCGACTATGTGCTGCTATCCTACGGCACCGGGGCGGTTATGGGCGTGCCGGCTCACGACGAGCGCGATTTTACTTTCGCCACCAGATACGGCCTGCCGATAAAAGTGGTTATCTCCCCTCCCGCTTGGGATGGAAAGCTACTCGCTGCCGCCTATATCGAACCCGGCAAAATGGTCAACTCCGGGCACTTCGACGGGACAGAGAACACGCAGGGCAAGACAGCCGTTTCCGAATATATCGAAAAGCAGGGGTGGGGTCACCGAACCGTAAGTTACAAGCTGCGCGATTGGCTCATCTCGCGCCAGCGCTACTGGGGCGCGCCCATACCCATGGTGTATTGCGACAAATGCGGCATCGTGCCGGTACCGGAGAAGGACTTGCCGGTTCTCCTCCCCGATGACGCCGAGTTCAAGGCCACCGGCGAGTCGCCGCTCAAATACAGCCAGAGCTTCCTCCACACCACCTGCCCCAAGTGCAGCGGCGCGGCTCAGCGCGAGACGGATACCCTGGACACCTTCATGTGCTCCTCATGGTATTTCCTGCGCTATACCAGCCACCACTTCGGGGAGGGGGCTTTCGACCCGGAGATAGTGAAGAAGTGGATGCCCGTCGATATCTATACCGGCGGGGCTGAACATGCCGTCATGCATCTCTTTTACTCTCGCTTTTTCGTAAAGGCACTCAGAGACATCGGGTTGGTGAAATTCAGCGAACCATTTACGCGGCTGTTCAACCAGGGCACCATCGTGCGGGAACATCAGAAAATGTCCAAGTCGCGAGGCAATGTGGTGAATCCTGACGATTACGTTTCGCAGCTGGGCGCCGACACGGTGCGCGCCTACCTCATGTTCATCGGGCCGTGGGAGCAGGGGGGAGACTGGGACGACTCCGGAATATACGGCCTGTCGCGCTGGCTGAATCGTATCTGGAGTCTGGCACTGGAGCCGTATGAAGGCGTGGCCTGTGGTTCGGAAGGCGAGCCCAGCGTAAAGGACTTGCTGCGCGTGACGCACCAGACCATCCGCCGCGTAACGGAGGACATGGACCGCCTGCGCTTCAACACCATGATTTCCGCCCTCATGGAGTTCTCCAATTACCTGGCCAAAATTAGAGAAGCGGGGAGCGTCCCGGTCGAGAACTATCGAGAGGCTGTGCGTACATTGCTCAGGCTGCTGGCGCCCACCGCGCCGCACTTCACCGAGGAGCTGTGGTCGCGGCTGGGATACGAATATAGCATCCATAACCAGAGCTGGCCGCAGTGGGATGAGAAATTGGCCAAGGATGAGGAAATTCCCCTGGTCGTGCAGGTGAACGGCAAGGTGCGCGACAAGCTGATGGTTTCCGCCAACATCAGCGAGGATGAAGCCAAAAAGCTGGCGCTGGAAAGCCCGAAGGTGCAGACGCACACCGCCGGAAAAACCGTGGCGCAGGTCATTTATGTGCCGGGCCGGCTGGTCAACGTGGTGGTGAAGTAG
- a CDS encoding response regulator, with translation MKDKPVILVVDDQPQNIELLEAYLVPPGYEVVKATSGEEALGKLSGNKIDLILLDVMMPGMDGFEVIRRVRQDDKNRLLPIILVTALRETEDRVKGIEAGCDDFLSKPVDKMELLARVRSLLKVKAYNDLMVNYRKELESEVTSRTEELKQAFEKIKAASLETIYRLSMASEYKNDDTDAHIKRMSNYSAAVARRMGLDENTIETIIYAAPMTDLGKIGIPDAILMKPAKLDSMEWEIMKLHTVIGARILEGSDAEFIRMGETMSMCHHEKWDGSGYPNRLKGIEIPIAARIAAIADVFDALTSRRPYRKPFSVGESLAIIREGRESHFDPDVVDAFFAMQDEILAIKKQYGEDSQQAFDIPELKALLRQYNFRPNPNSF, from the coding sequence ATAAAAGACAAACCGGTAATCCTGGTTGTCGATGACCAGCCCCAAAACATTGAGCTGCTCGAAGCATATCTTGTTCCGCCGGGTTATGAAGTTGTCAAAGCAACAAGCGGTGAAGAAGCGCTGGGGAAACTTTCCGGCAATAAAATCGACCTGATTCTGCTGGACGTAATGATGCCCGGCATGGATGGTTTTGAAGTTATCCGCAGGGTCAGGCAAGATGATAAAAATCGGCTGCTTCCGATAATCTTGGTTACCGCATTGCGGGAAACTGAAGACCGGGTAAAGGGAATTGAAGCCGGTTGTGACGATTTTCTTTCAAAGCCTGTTGACAAAATGGAGCTTTTAGCCCGGGTGCGGTCCCTGCTTAAGGTCAAAGCCTACAACGACTTGATGGTTAATTACCGCAAAGAGTTGGAGTCCGAGGTAACCAGCAGGACCGAAGAATTAAAGCAAGCCTTCGAGAAGATAAAAGCCGCCTCGCTGGAGACGATTTACCGCCTGTCCATGGCCTCCGAGTACAAGAACGATGACACTGACGCACACATCAAGCGTATGAGCAATTATTCCGCTGCCGTTGCCCGCCGCATGGGTTTGGACGAAAATACTATTGAAACCATTATTTATGCAGCGCCTATGACCGATTTGGGTAAGATAGGTATACCCGACGCCATTCTGATGAAACCAGCCAAGCTTGACTCAATGGAATGGGAAATCATGAAACTACATACGGTCATCGGTGCAAGAATCCTCGAGGGCTCGGACGCCGAATTCATCCGTATGGGAGAAACTATGTCCATGTGCCATCACGAGAAGTGGGATGGAAGCGGTTATCCAAACAGGCTAAAGGGTATAGAGATACCGATCGCCGCACGCATCGCGGCAATCGCAGATGTATTCGATGCGCTGACATCCAGACGGCCATACAGAAAACCATTCTCCGTGGGAGAGTCGCTGGCAATTATCAGGGAGGGAAGGGAAAGCCACTTTGACCCGGATGTAGTGGATGCTTTCTTCGCCATGCAAGACGAAATACTCGCTATCAAGAAGCAGTATGGCGAGGATAGTCAACAGGCTTTTGATATCCCCGAATTGAAGGCGCTGCTGCGGCAATACAACTTTAGACCTAATCCAAATTCCTTTTGA
- a CDS encoding PAS domain-containing sensor histidine kinase has protein sequence MHDITEQKKAKQLLTVSEYSESIINTVREPLIVLDKDLRVVAVSRSFYEFFKVKPEETVGQLIYDLGNKQWDIPKLRELLETILPQKTTFDNYEVEHNFATIGRRIMLLNARQIERGMGKERIILLAIEDITERKEIEAGLEKTRKELEVIKKSADEASEFAESVINTVREPLISLDQDLRVVTVSRSFYEVFKVEPAETVGQLIYDLGNKQWNIPKLRELLETILPQKTTFDNYEVEHNFSTIGRRIMLLNARQIQRASGKERIILLAIEDITDRKEIETGLEKAHEELKELASELKRAARAKSEFLANMSHELRTPLNSINGFSEVLYDETFGPLNDKQKQYVNNVLTSGKHLLLLINQILDMAKVEAGKMTLALSILPMKSLLNELSMLVADMVSKKKIEMSLEIAEDLPDIEADELKVKEIIYNLLSNAVKFTPNGGRIGMRAKKAGSAVEIVVWDTGVGIASENIGKIFEGFFRVDTPYSRVTEGTGLGLPLSKKLVELHGGNFSVESEGLNKGTKVRFTLPIVSRKVI, from the coding sequence ATGCACGATATAACCGAACAAAAAAAAGCAAAACAACTGTTAACCGTCAGTGAATACTCCGAGAGCATAATCAACACCGTGCGAGAACCTCTAATTGTTCTGGATAAAGACCTCCGGGTGGTTGCGGTCAGCCGTTCCTTCTATGAATTCTTTAAGGTAAAGCCCGAGGAAACCGTGGGGCAGCTTATCTATGACCTGGGCAATAAACAATGGGATATTCCCAAGCTGCGGGAACTGCTGGAAACCATCCTTCCTCAAAAAACGACCTTTGATAACTATGAGGTTGAACACAATTTTGCCACCATCGGCCGGCGCATCATGCTTCTGAATGCCCGGCAAATCGAACGGGGGATGGGCAAGGAACGGATCATCCTCCTGGCCATCGAAGACATCACCGAGCGTAAGGAGATAGAAGCCGGTCTGGAAAAGACCCGCAAAGAACTCGAGGTTATTAAAAAATCCGCGGATGAAGCCAGTGAATTCGCTGAGAGCGTCATCAACACCGTGCGTGAGCCCTTGATTTCTCTGGATCAGGACCTCAGAGTGGTCACGGTCAGCCGCTCTTTTTATGAAGTCTTCAAGGTGGAACCGGCAGAAACCGTGGGGCAGCTTATCTACGACCTGGGCAATAAACAATGGAATATCCCCAAGCTGCGGGAACTGCTGGAAACCATCCTTCCTCAAAAAACGACCTTTGATAACTATGAGGTTGAACACAATTTTTCAACTATCGGCCGGCGTATCATGCTTCTGAATGCCCGGCAAATTCAAAGAGCGTCTGGCAAGGAGCGTATCATCCTCCTGGCCATTGAGGATATCACCGACCGCAAGGAGATAGAAACCGGCCTGGAAAAAGCCCATGAAGAGTTAAAGGAATTGGCTTCCGAGTTAAAACGCGCCGCTCGCGCTAAATCCGAGTTCCTGGCCAACATGTCGCATGAGCTCAGAACCCCGCTGAACTCCATTAATGGGTTCTCCGAGGTATTATACGACGAGACTTTCGGCCCGTTAAACGATAAGCAGAAGCAATATGTTAATAACGTTTTAACCAGCGGGAAGCACCTTCTTTTACTGATAAATCAGATACTTGATATGGCAAAAGTCGAAGCCGGAAAAATGACGCTGGCTTTATCTATCTTGCCTATGAAAAGCCTGTTAAATGAGCTTTCCATGCTGGTAGCGGATATGGTCAGTAAAAAGAAAATTGAAATGTCACTCGAAATAGCCGAAGATCTGCCCGATATAGAGGCCGATGAGCTCAAGGTAAAAGAGATAATTTACAACCTTCTTTCAAACGCCGTTAAGTTTACCCCCAACGGCGGTAGAATTGGTATGCGGGCAAAGAAAGCCGGTTCCGCGGTGGAAATAGTAGTCTGGGATACGGGGGTCGGTATCGCATCCGAAAATATCGGGAAAATATTTGAAGGGTTTTTCCGTGTCGATACGCCGTATTCCCGGGTAACTGAGGGAACCGGGCTAGGTTTGCCGCTTTCAAAAAAGCTGGTTGAGCTGCACGGCGGGAATTTTTCCGTAGAATCAGAAGGGCTAAACAAAGGCACCAAAGTCAGGTTTACTCTGCCTATTGTATCCAGGAAGGTGATATGA
- a CDS encoding pyrroline-5-carboxylate reductase — MGQAMAAAVIKNHLAEPQDVSISDVSQPLLDRLKKEMSVFTSTNNLEVAGRGEIIVLSVKPQTLAAVMAELSGKLNPKTLVFSIIAGKKLETLVEGLKHQAVVRAMPNTPAQIGKGVTAWTATRDVTPAQRASAEAIVTVMGKGIYAGYESYLDLATAVSGSGPAYVFLFMEALMAGAKEIGMPEDMAKTLVFQTVLGSAEFAQASSKDLTELRRNVTSPGGTTAEALKVFEEGGFNDLVKKAVAAAYRRAQELGAKS, encoded by the coding sequence ATGGGACAGGCCATGGCCGCCGCCGTCATTAAAAACCACCTGGCCGAACCGCAGGATGTTTCCATCAGTGACGTCAGCCAGCCCCTCCTCGACAGGCTCAAGAAAGAGATGAGCGTCTTTACCTCTACCAACAACCTGGAGGTGGCCGGGCGCGGAGAGATAATCGTGCTCTCTGTGAAGCCTCAAACACTTGCTGCCGTGATGGCTGAACTGAGCGGTAAGCTCAACCCAAAAACGCTGGTCTTTTCCATCATCGCGGGCAAGAAGCTGGAAACGCTGGTGGAAGGGCTCAAACACCAAGCCGTGGTGCGCGCCATGCCCAACACGCCGGCGCAGATAGGCAAGGGCGTTACCGCGTGGACGGCCACGCGCGACGTCACCCCGGCGCAGCGCGCGAGCGCCGAGGCCATCGTTACGGTGATGGGTAAAGGCATTTATGCGGGTTATGAGTCCTACCTCGACCTGGCCACAGCCGTCAGCGGCTCCGGTCCGGCCTACGTCTTCCTCTTCATGGAAGCGCTAATGGCGGGAGCGAAGGAAATCGGCATGCCGGAAGACATGGCAAAAACGCTTGTTTTCCAAACCGTGCTCGGCTCCGCGGAGTTCGCTCAAGCCTCATCTAAAGATCTTACAGAGTTGCGGCGTAATGTAACCTCCCCCGGCGGCACGACGGCAGAAGCCCTCAAGGTGTTCGAGGAGGGCGGTTTCAACGACCTGGTCAAGAAAGCCGTGGCGGCGGCCTACCGCAGGGCGCAGGAGTTGGGGGCGAAATCCTAA
- a CDS encoding YfhL family 4Fe-4S dicluster ferredoxin, with product MAYKINDDCISCGACEPECPNKAIKEGSTIYVIDPELCSECVGSHTKQQCVEICPVASVVPDPAYQENRDQLLAKWQKIHPGETPKVT from the coding sequence ATGGCTTACAAGATTAACGACGACTGCATAAGCTGCGGGGCCTGTGAGCCCGAGTGCCCTAATAAGGCCATCAAAGAAGGCAGCACTATATACGTGATAGACCCGGAGCTCTGCAGCGAGTGCGTCGGCAGCCATACCAAACAACAATGCGTCGAGATCTGCCCGGTGGCCTCCGTTGTCCCCGACCCGGCCTATCAGGAGAACCGCGACCAGCTTCTGGCGAAATGGCAGAAGATTCACCCCGGCGAGACGCCCAAGGTAACCTAG
- a CDS encoding DUF1508 domain-containing protein — translation MSKLPRFVPTIRLKQYDVVNKQHEDMGQVQTFVVDMHEGIIAFVLVAFGGTLGFGDKWFALPWDALQWYPETMKFVLDMPEEVLKNAPGMHKDKWLEEIEKWQKEEDLAELDHYYSQHGYKSYLGIVRLVAIKRGRRKAEAKFELNNDTAGEFRFKLIASNGETIAVSEGYTAKEGALNGIESVRENAPVALVNDKTT, via the coding sequence ATGAGTAAATTACCGAGGTTCGTACCAACTATCAGATTGAAGCAATACGATGTGGTCAACAAACAGCACGAGGACATGGGCCAGGTGCAAACCTTCGTAGTGGATATGCACGAAGGTATAATTGCGTTCGTCCTGGTGGCTTTCGGCGGCACGCTGGGTTTCGGCGATAAATGGTTCGCCCTGCCGTGGGATGCTTTGCAGTGGTACCCGGAGACAATGAAGTTTGTTCTGGACATGCCGGAAGAGGTCCTCAAGAATGCCCCGGGGATGCACAAGGACAAGTGGCTGGAAGAGATTGAAAAGTGGCAGAAAGAAGAAGACCTGGCAGAGCTTGACCACTACTACAGCCAGCATGGGTATAAGTCATACCTGGGTATTGTGCGCCTGGTAGCCATAAAGAGAGGCAGACGCAAGGCAGAAGCCAAATTTGAGTTAAACAATGACACTGCGGGTGAATTCCGCTTTAAGCTCATTGCTTCAAACGGGGAGACCATCGCCGTGTCTGAGGGTTATACGGCCAAAGAGGGTGCGCTGAACGGTATTGAGTCCGTCAGGGAAAACGCGCCTGTAGCCCTGGTTAACGATAAGACAACCTAG
- the rsmD gene encoding 16S rRNA (guanine(966)-N(2))-methyltransferase RsmD → MRVIAGSAKGFPLKVPKGTPTRPATELVRGAIFSILDSSVEDWSRVLDLFSGSGSLGIEALSRGAGSLDFVDQEPRCCAIIKENLEKTRLGGQAKVHCTTVSRAISMLDGEYNIVLMDPPYKDTGIGSTIEQLAASKLVGEGTTVVITHSSRFKLEARYGALVMKREYRHGDSTIAIYRKEHIS, encoded by the coding sequence ATGAGAGTCATCGCCGGCAGCGCCAAGGGCTTTCCGCTTAAAGTCCCCAAAGGCACCCCCACGCGCCCCGCCACCGAACTGGTTAGAGGCGCTATCTTCTCCATTCTGGATTCCTCGGTAGAAGACTGGTCGCGCGTACTCGACCTCTTTTCGGGCTCGGGCTCACTGGGCATTGAGGCTCTCAGCCGGGGCGCCGGCAGCTTGGATTTCGTTGACCAGGAACCGCGCTGCTGTGCTATAATCAAGGAAAACCTGGAGAAAACCAGACTCGGCGGCCAAGCTAAAGTGCACTGCACGACGGTAAGCCGGGCTATTTCCATGCTGGACGGGGAATACAACATCGTGCTGATGGACCCGCCCTACAAAGACACCGGCATTGGAAGCACCATTGAACAACTGGCGGCATCGAAACTGGTGGGGGAAGGGACGACGGTAGTCATCACCCACTCGTCCAGATTCAAACTGGAAGCAAGATACGGAGCGCTTGTCATGAAACGCGAATACCGCCACGGCGACAGCACCATCGCCATCTACCGAAAGGAGCATATATCTTGA
- a CDS encoding YtxH domain-containing protein translates to MDDNGMAKGLVIGLVAGAVFGLAVGMLYAPKSGAETRSMLKEKAMEAREKAGELAEKVKERASAMRGGKEAA, encoded by the coding sequence ATGGATGACAATGGAATGGCGAAGGGGCTGGTTATAGGCCTCGTAGCGGGTGCGGTCTTCGGGCTGGCAGTGGGTATGCTGTATGCCCCCAAGTCTGGCGCCGAGACCCGCTCTATGCTCAAAGAGAAGGCCATGGAAGCCCGCGAAAAAGCCGGTGAGCTAGCCGAGAAGGTCAAGGAACGGGCTTCAGCCATGCGCGGCGGCAAAGAAGCTGCATAG
- a CDS encoding pantetheine-phosphate adenylyltransferase — MTTAIYPGSFDPITNGHLDVAQRAARVFDKVIIGVYDTPEKKLMFSQTERVELARKAVKNTPNIEVQPYSGLTVDFAKKVCAPVMVRGLRVSADFEFEFDLAMMTNKLSPELEMVCFMASPQYQFLSSSLLKEVARLGGKIDDWVPLNVARAVKKKVATSK; from the coding sequence TTGACCACCGCAATTTACCCCGGCAGCTTCGACCCCATTACCAACGGACACCTTGACGTGGCGCAACGCGCCGCACGCGTCTTCGACAAAGTCATCATCGGGGTTTACGACACGCCCGAAAAAAAACTCATGTTCAGCCAGACCGAAAGGGTCGAACTGGCGCGCAAGGCCGTTAAAAACACGCCTAATATTGAAGTGCAGCCTTACAGCGGTCTCACCGTGGATTTCGCCAAAAAGGTCTGTGCGCCAGTGATGGTGCGCGGCCTCAGGGTGAGCGCCGATTTCGAGTTCGAGTTCGACCTGGCCATGATGACCAACAAGCTCTCGCCGGAGCTGGAGATGGTCTGCTTCATGGCCAGCCCGCAATACCAGTTCCTCAGTTCCAGCCTGCTCAAAGAGGTGGCGCGGCTGGGGGGCAAGATTGACGATTGGGTCCCCCTGAACGTGGCCCGGGCCGTAAAGAAGAAAGTGGCTACCAGCAAGTAA
- a CDS encoding DUF1508 domain-containing protein: MAAKFEIYKDKAGEFRFKLVVGNGQTIAVSEGYTSKDGAMKGIASVKQNAPSATVEDKAD, from the coding sequence ATGGCAGCAAAGTTCGAAATCTACAAGGACAAGGCTGGAGAATTCCGCTTCAAGCTCGTTGTTGGCAATGGTCAGACCATCGCCGTGTCTGAGGGTTATACGAGCAAGGACGGTGCCATGAAAGGCATTGCATCCGTCAAGCAGAATGCGCCCAGCGCGACTGTCGAAGATAAGGCCGACTAA
- a CDS encoding DUF3096 domain-containing protein, translating to MVISGLLMGIITLLFGVIIMIFPKILNYLIGIYLIIIGIIAIIQAIQ from the coding sequence ATGGTAATCAGCGGTTTACTAATGGGAATCATCACTCTGCTTTTCGGTGTCATTATAATGATTTTCCCCAAGATACTTAACTATCTTATAGGCATTTACCTCATCATTATCGGAATCATTGCCATTATTCAGGCCATACAATAA
- a CDS encoding YtxH domain-containing protein gives MENENSGALLGAGLAAGLALGLAIGLLYAPRPGRETRAMLKERAMEMKGKVGEMTEEMKERAGTMMERAKERIRGSTEAGM, from the coding sequence ATGGAGAATGAAAACAGCGGTGCTTTGTTGGGCGCGGGACTGGCCGCCGGTTTAGCTCTCGGTCTGGCCATCGGCCTGCTTTATGCCCCGCGGCCAGGTAGGGAAACCAGAGCCATGCTCAAAGAGCGGGCTATGGAGATGAAGGGAAAAGTCGGGGAGATGACAGAAGAGATGAAAGAACGCGCCGGCACCATGATGGAAAGAGCTAAAGAAAGAATACGTGGCAGCACCGAAGCCGGCATGTAA
- a CDS encoding response regulator, translated as MGKRALIVDDNGNNLILEKDLLEVAGFEVFISENASGGIAIARKEKPDIIVMDVRLPDMRGTEAARILRQDKTTRDIPIVFVTASVMVEGREAINAIPNSGFIGKPINTRTFAKEISQFIK; from the coding sequence ATGGGGAAGAGAGCATTAATCGTCGATGATAATGGAAACAATCTTATTCTGGAAAAAGACCTCCTGGAGGTCGCCGGATTCGAGGTATTTATATCTGAAAATGCTTCCGGCGGAATTGCCATTGCCCGGAAAGAAAAACCGGATATTATTGTTATGGATGTGAGACTTCCCGATATGCGCGGTACCGAAGCTGCCAGAATATTGCGGCAAGATAAAACCACGCGCGATATCCCCATCGTTTTTGTCACGGCATCCGTAATGGTGGAAGGCCGAGAAGCGATAAACGCTATACCAAACTCCGGATTCATAGGCAAGCCAATTAACACGCGCACCTTCGCCAAGGAAATCAGCCAATTTATTAAATGA
- a CDS encoding CvpA family protein, producing MNWLDILILISLAASVIGGLATGIVRGVVNLAGLILGIFLAGMYYKTVGGWLGLIHNTDVAKTVAFIAIIVVVMILAGLVGNLLHKLVSGIMLGWLDHLVGGILGLLIGAVSWGALLALWVNFFSTGAVSGSNMARILLDKFPLVLGLLPASFDKVKNFFT from the coding sequence ATGAACTGGCTGGATATCCTCATACTCATCAGCCTGGCGGCTTCGGTCATCGGCGGACTGGCCACCGGCATCGTGCGCGGCGTGGTCAACCTGGCGGGCTTAATTTTAGGGATCTTCTTGGCAGGCATGTATTATAAGACCGTGGGCGGCTGGCTCGGCCTCATCCACAATACGGATGTCGCCAAAACCGTGGCCTTCATTGCCATCATAGTGGTTGTCATGATACTGGCCGGGCTGGTGGGCAATCTGCTGCACAAGCTCGTCTCCGGCATCATGCTTGGCTGGCTGGACCACCTGGTAGGCGGCATCCTGGGGCTGCTCATAGGGGCAGTCTCGTGGGGAGCGTTACTGGCACTGTGGGTTAACTTCTTTAGCACGGGTGCGGTGAGCGGTTCTAATATGGCCAGAATACTCTTGGACAAGTTTCCGCTGGTGCTGGGGCTGCTGCCTGCCAGCTTCGACAAAGTCAAGAATTTCTTCACGTAG